From Phenylobacterium montanum, the proteins below share one genomic window:
- a CDS encoding O-linked N-acetylglucosamine transferase, SPINDLY family protein, with protein MPAAEHPIASEIDRLRQLYLAGALDEALALAQALSLRAPDIPEILNIRGMLAYRRGAFAEAAALLRAAAAASPNDGAVWANLGAALRAQGDLAGAEAVYDQALQVAPDVQALHGNLANVLIDQHKAAAAEARVLEALKLGPRTANLMTTLGLALSHQGRLVEAEKAFREALELNPADYDACRNLGSILAGLAQFDEAEGLQRRALALRPDYAAGHSSLLFGMNYRPDLTAEQIAGHYRRFEAQHARGAPPPSPYANLPEPVRRLRVGYVSPDFTDHVVAMFMLPILAAHDKSRFEITCYAEVRHQDGTSAKVQALADRWVSTVGLSDQALAERIRADGIDILVDLAGHTTGNRLLAFAHRPAPVQLTYFIGHGMTTGLSAIDAFIGDSRLAPPGCEALFGERRVIRLGRAPLAYVAPPAMPEPQPPPALSKGFVTFGYFGRSIRLNEGVIRAWSVMLNRLPGSRLMLNNAPFGDPQTAALFAQRFARYGVPAGRLDLVNTRPQSRTWAAYGEIDIALDPFPHNAGTTTIEALWMGVPVLTLADRPSVGRLGAMILGALGLDDWITASPEDYVAKGLAAAGDLNALAKLRGELRPRFAASPLADPAGLTRSLEEAYRQLWRDWCEAAPASHA; from the coding sequence ATGCCGGCGGCCGAACACCCGATCGCAAGCGAGATCGACCGCCTGCGCCAGTTGTACCTGGCCGGCGCCCTGGACGAGGCCCTGGCTCTGGCCCAGGCGCTGTCGCTGCGCGCGCCCGACATCCCCGAGATCCTCAACATCCGCGGCATGTTGGCCTATCGACGCGGCGCCTTCGCCGAGGCCGCCGCCCTGCTGCGCGCCGCCGCCGCGGCGTCGCCGAACGACGGGGCCGTCTGGGCCAATCTGGGCGCGGCCCTGAGGGCCCAGGGCGACCTGGCCGGCGCCGAGGCGGTCTATGACCAGGCGCTCCAGGTCGCGCCCGACGTCCAGGCCCTGCACGGCAATCTCGCCAACGTCCTCATCGACCAGCACAAGGCCGCTGCGGCGGAGGCCCGCGTCCTGGAGGCGCTCAAGCTCGGGCCGCGCACCGCCAATCTGATGACCACCCTGGGCCTCGCCCTCAGCCACCAAGGCCGCCTGGTCGAGGCGGAAAAGGCGTTCCGCGAGGCGCTCGAGCTGAACCCCGCCGACTATGACGCCTGCCGCAACCTCGGCAGCATCCTGGCGGGCCTGGCCCAGTTCGACGAAGCGGAAGGCTTGCAGCGCCGGGCCCTGGCCCTGCGGCCGGACTACGCCGCCGGCCATTCCAGCCTGCTGTTCGGCATGAACTATCGCCCTGACCTGACAGCCGAACAGATTGCCGGGCACTATCGCCGGTTCGAGGCGCAGCACGCCCGGGGCGCGCCGCCGCCCTCGCCCTACGCCAACCTGCCCGAGCCCGTGCGGCGGCTCAGGGTCGGCTATGTCTCGCCCGACTTCACCGATCACGTGGTGGCGATGTTCATGCTGCCGATCCTGGCCGCGCACGACAAAAGCCGCTTCGAGATCACTTGCTATGCCGAGGTTCGCCACCAGGACGGCACCAGCGCCAAGGTGCAGGCCCTGGCCGACCGTTGGGTCTCGACCGTGGGGCTGAGCGACCAGGCCCTCGCCGAACGAATCCGCGCCGACGGGATCGACATCCTGGTCGACCTCGCTGGCCATACCACCGGCAATCGCCTTCTGGCATTCGCGCACCGGCCCGCGCCGGTGCAGCTGACCTATTTCATCGGCCACGGCATGACCACCGGCCTCTCGGCCATCGACGCCTTCATCGGAGACTCGCGCCTGGCCCCGCCCGGCTGCGAGGCCCTGTTCGGCGAGCGCCGCGTCATCCGGCTGGGCCGCGCCCCGCTGGCCTATGTGGCGCCGCCTGCCATGCCGGAGCCCCAGCCGCCGCCGGCGCTCAGCAAGGGCTTTGTCACCTTCGGCTATTTCGGCCGCTCGATCCGGCTGAACGAGGGGGTGATCCGGGCCTGGTCGGTGATGCTGAACCGCCTGCCAGGCAGCCGGCTGATGCTCAACAATGCTCCCTTCGGCGACCCGCAGACCGCAGCCCTGTTCGCCCAGCGGTTCGCCCGCTACGGCGTGCCGGCGGGCCGGCTGGACCTGGTCAACACCCGGCCGCAGAGCCGCACCTGGGCCGCCTATGGCGAGATCGACATCGCGCTGGATCCCTTTCCGCACAACGCGGGCACCACCACCATCGAGGCCCTGTGGATGGGCGTCCCGGTCCTGACCCTGGCCGATCGGCCGAGCGTGGGGCGACTTGGCGCCATGATTCTGGGCGCGCTTGGCCTGGATGACTGGATCACAGCCTCGCCTGAGGACTATGTCGCCAAAGGCCTGGCGGCGGCCGGCGACCTTAACGCCCTTGCGAAATTGCGCGGGGAGCTTCGCCCGCGCTTCGCCGCCTCGCCCCTGGCCGATCCCGCCGGCCTGACCCGCAGCCTCGAGGAGGCCTATCGCCAGCTGTGGCGCGATTGGTGCGAGGCCGCGCCCGCTTCACACGCATAG
- a CDS encoding GumC family protein, with protein sequence MTKTMLTSAPKADAPSPTAHPAQSPWSRGAQPISIVDMINIFRRRWKLFAAVAVFIAMLTVVVAFLLPPVYLAVVNVKLDPSTHTALDLDRLANGGPPDQAVVDSEVTVMQSRDVAQSVVQKLDLTADEDFQPKSGPASKDPHSAAYLEATIQNVLKKLDVKRDGETYIINVGFHSKDAAKAARIANAFADEYILTSIKLRVQTAQAQSVWLSDRLSKLQGEVQAADAAVAAYKTANGIMTAAVGGTVTDQQIGTMTAQVAQAESEAAAARSNYESAQSQMARGGIDQVSAVINAPTVVQLRQKRTELLSEQADINTRYGPRHPESIKIQQQIDGVDRQIHEEAQRIVAGIAADARASEARAAAMRGQLGGLKGQLSSNNRASVQADNLQRVADAKRAEYTTLAATAQQASQQEHANETQAQIIARAVEPVKADFPNKPIFAALGVILGVVCGFGTVFAIESVDAGVRTVEDVETELGAPFIASAPLLTPKLLGAGRKGMQPWDFVVSKPMSGYAEAMRTARTALTLADLDRRVKVVAVTSALPNEGKTVTAVSLARVMAMSGDRVIIVDCDLRQNALRTLPAEKPTAGLVEVLTGHAPLESVIQPDSVAGLDILPLTQVAYTPRDLFGSDSMSSLLRILRERYDQVILDGPPLLAVADARTLATQADSVLMVARWSKTPRQAIRAALSRLEQDGSRVAGVILSMVDTKARGALSADDPAYYYGAYRAYYQE encoded by the coding sequence GTGACTAAGACCATGCTCACCAGTGCTCCGAAGGCTGACGCCCCGAGCCCGACCGCGCATCCCGCCCAGAGCCCCTGGTCGCGGGGGGCGCAGCCGATCAGCATCGTGGACATGATCAACATCTTCCGCCGCCGGTGGAAGCTGTTCGCGGCGGTCGCCGTCTTCATCGCGATGCTGACCGTGGTGGTCGCCTTCCTGCTGCCGCCGGTCTATCTGGCGGTGGTCAACGTCAAGCTGGATCCCAGCACCCACACGGCGCTCGACCTCGATCGCCTGGCAAACGGCGGTCCGCCGGACCAGGCGGTGGTGGACAGCGAAGTGACGGTGATGCAGTCGCGCGACGTCGCCCAGTCGGTGGTCCAGAAGCTGGACCTGACCGCCGATGAGGATTTCCAGCCGAAGTCGGGACCGGCCTCCAAGGATCCGCATTCGGCCGCCTACCTGGAAGCCACCATCCAGAACGTGCTGAAGAAGCTGGACGTCAAGCGCGACGGCGAGACCTACATCATCAACGTCGGCTTCCACTCCAAGGACGCGGCCAAGGCTGCGCGCATCGCCAACGCCTTCGCCGACGAATACATTCTGACCAGCATCAAGCTGCGCGTTCAGACCGCCCAGGCCCAGTCCGTGTGGCTGAGCGACCGGCTGAGCAAGCTGCAGGGCGAGGTCCAGGCGGCCGACGCCGCGGTCGCGGCCTACAAGACCGCCAACGGCATCATGACGGCGGCGGTCGGGGGTACGGTCACCGACCAGCAGATCGGCACCATGACCGCCCAGGTGGCCCAGGCCGAGTCCGAGGCCGCCGCCGCCCGCTCGAACTATGAATCGGCCCAGTCGCAGATGGCCCGCGGCGGCATCGACCAGGTCTCGGCGGTGATCAACGCCCCGACCGTGGTCCAGCTGCGCCAGAAGCGTACCGAGCTGCTCAGCGAGCAGGCCGACATCAACACCCGCTATGGTCCGCGCCATCCGGAATCGATCAAGATCCAGCAGCAGATCGACGGCGTCGACCGCCAGATCCACGAGGAAGCCCAGCGCATCGTCGCCGGCATCGCCGCCGACGCCCGCGCCTCAGAGGCCCGCGCCGCCGCCATGCGCGGCCAGCTCGGCGGGCTCAAGGGCCAGCTGTCCTCGAACAACCGCGCCTCGGTCCAGGCCGACAACCTGCAGCGGGTCGCCGACGCCAAGCGCGCCGAATACACGACCCTGGCGGCGACCGCCCAACAGGCCAGCCAGCAGGAACACGCCAACGAGACCCAGGCCCAGATCATCGCCCGGGCGGTCGAGCCGGTTAAGGCCGACTTCCCGAACAAGCCGATCTTCGCCGCCCTGGGCGTGATCCTGGGCGTGGTCTGCGGCTTTGGCACCGTGTTCGCCATCGAAAGCGTCGACGCTGGCGTGCGCACGGTCGAGGATGTGGAAACCGAACTGGGCGCTCCCTTCATCGCCTCGGCCCCGCTGCTCACGCCCAAGCTCCTGGGCGCCGGCCGCAAGGGCATGCAGCCTTGGGACTTCGTGGTCTCCAAGCCGATGTCGGGCTATGCCGAAGCCATGCGCACCGCGCGCACCGCCCTGACCCTGGCCGACCTCGATCGCCGGGTGAAGGTGGTGGCGGTGACCTCGGCCCTGCCCAACGAAGGCAAGACCGTCACCGCCGTGTCCCTGGCCCGCGTGATGGCCATGAGCGGCGATCGGGTGATCATCGTCGACTGCGACCTGCGCCAGAACGCCCTGCGCACCCTGCCGGCCGAAAAGCCGACCGCGGGCCTTGTCGAGGTGCTGACCGGCCATGCGCCGCTGGAGAGCGTGATCCAGCCGGACTCGGTGGCCGGCCTCGATATCCTGCCCCTGACCCAGGTCGCCTATACGCCGCGCGACCTGTTCGGCTCGGACTCGATGAGCTCGCTGCTGCGCATCCTGCGCGAGCGCTACGACCAGGTGATCCTGGACGGCCCGCCGCTGCTGGCGGTGGCGGACGCCCGCACCCTGGCCACCCAGGCCGACAGCGTCCTGATGGTCGCGCGCTGGAGCAAGACCCCTCGCCAGGCCATCCGCGCGGCGCTGAGCCGCCTGGAGCAGGATGGCAGCCGCGTGGCCGGCGTGATCCTGTCCATGGTCGACACCAAGGCCCGCGGCGCCCTCAGCGCCGACGATCCGGCCTATTACTATGGCGCCTATCGCGCCTACTATCAGGAATAG
- a CDS encoding outer membrane beta-barrel protein, whose product MTSRISVAVATLMATTALAGAARAQTAPITSLVQTVQIPALDIDIDNAYGRGRNVSVLERERPEYNALGEHIGGFTLYPKVEAALGFTDNATGLNNHAASDEFGIIKPQLDLQSNWSRHALELAAGGEFHQFVDKSSQNENGWYVRGNGHIDVYGDSYILIGGDAEQTYDDRLNAGASPNAAKPVPLQTEGAYVRGVWQLNRIRTTAAFEDRQYDYSNVPAQNIDTGVVSGTLINSDRNRNEWRFVGREEFALSPDTAIFAQASYSDDEYAHPLIVVPVGTAANPATETVNRNSTEYRGIVGANFDLAALVRGELGVGYVNRTYTPAGIHRYPTISGVMFEGKVEYFPSELTTVTLIASRQVEDAIYSISSGGYFANSVNLRVDHELLRNLLLNAGFGYAQDDYEGADRHDHVVSFQGGANYFVSRSVGLGVTVNYADRGASGAVFNSLANSAFNLNKPNFNVTTVMFSLVLQR is encoded by the coding sequence ATGACCTCTCGGATTTCGGTCGCCGTCGCGACCCTGATGGCGACCACGGCCCTGGCGGGGGCGGCTCGGGCCCAGACCGCGCCGATCACCTCGCTGGTGCAGACCGTGCAGATTCCGGCGCTCGACATCGACATCGACAATGCCTACGGCCGCGGCCGCAATGTCAGCGTGCTGGAGCGCGAGCGCCCGGAATACAACGCCCTGGGTGAGCACATCGGCGGCTTCACCCTCTATCCTAAGGTCGAGGCGGCGCTGGGCTTCACGGACAACGCCACGGGCCTGAACAACCACGCGGCCTCGGACGAGTTCGGCATCATCAAGCCGCAGCTGGACCTGCAGAGCAACTGGTCGCGTCACGCGCTGGAACTCGCCGCCGGCGGCGAGTTCCACCAGTTCGTCGACAAGAGCAGCCAGAACGAAAACGGCTGGTACGTTCGCGGCAACGGCCATATCGACGTCTACGGCGACAGCTACATCCTGATCGGCGGCGACGCCGAGCAAACCTATGACGACCGCCTGAACGCCGGCGCCTCGCCGAACGCCGCCAAGCCGGTGCCGCTGCAGACCGAAGGCGCCTATGTGCGCGGCGTTTGGCAGCTGAACCGCATCCGCACAACCGCCGCCTTCGAAGACCGGCAGTACGACTACAGCAACGTGCCGGCTCAGAACATCGACACCGGCGTCGTCAGCGGCACCCTCATCAACAGCGACCGCAACCGCAACGAATGGCGCTTCGTCGGCCGCGAGGAATTCGCGCTGAGCCCGGATACCGCGATCTTCGCCCAGGCCAGCTACTCGGACGACGAATACGCCCACCCGCTCATCGTGGTGCCGGTCGGAACCGCGGCCAATCCGGCCACCGAGACCGTCAACCGCAACTCCACGGAATATCGCGGCATCGTCGGGGCCAATTTCGACCTGGCCGCCCTGGTCCGCGGCGAACTGGGCGTCGGCTACGTCAATCGCACCTACACGCCCGCCGGGATCCACCGCTATCCGACCATCAGCGGGGTGATGTTCGAGGGCAAGGTCGAGTATTTCCCCTCCGAGCTCACGACTGTGACGCTGATCGCTTCGCGCCAGGTCGAGGATGCGATCTACTCCATCTCGTCGGGGGGCTATTTCGCCAACAGCGTGAACCTTCGCGTCGATCACGAGTTACTGCGGAACCTGCTGTTGAATGCGGGCTTTGGCTACGCCCAGGATGACTATGAAGGCGCGGACCGGCACGACCACGTGGTTTCCTTCCAGGGCGGCGCGAATTACTTCGTCAGCCGTTCGGTGGGACTAGGCGTGACGGTCAATTACGCAGATCGCGGGGCGTCCGGCGCGGTGTTCAACAGCCTCGCCAATTCGGCATTCAATCTTAACAAGCCGAATTTCAACGTCACCACCGTCATGTTCTCTTTAGTATTGCAGCGTTAG
- a CDS encoding polysaccharide biosynthesis/export family protein, which produces MQLRAWLVGLLSLACMAFGAAAFADPPGPAPAAVAAAASDYKLGVADKVRVLIYNEPNLSGEFTVNANGSLSFPLIGDVQATGRTATEIGAEITKRLADGYLRDPQVSIDILTFRPFYILGEVNKPGEYPYETGLTVGKAVATANGYTYRADKKRVFVKRIGEDKETEYPMSADTLVQPGDTIRVAERFF; this is translated from the coding sequence ATGCAACTGAGAGCTTGGCTGGTGGGCCTTTTGAGTCTGGCCTGCATGGCCTTTGGCGCTGCGGCCTTCGCCGACCCGCCGGGGCCGGCCCCTGCGGCCGTCGCCGCCGCCGCCAGCGATTACAAGCTGGGGGTGGCCGACAAGGTCCGCGTCCTCATCTACAACGAGCCCAATCTCTCGGGCGAATTCACGGTCAACGCCAATGGGTCGCTGTCCTTCCCGCTGATCGGCGACGTGCAGGCGACCGGCCGCACGGCGACCGAGATCGGCGCCGAGATCACCAAGCGCCTAGCGGACGGCTACCTGCGTGACCCGCAGGTCAGCATCGACATCCTGACCTTCAGGCCCTTCTACATCCTGGGCGAGGTCAACAAGCCCGGCGAATACCCGTACGAGACCGGCCTGACCGTCGGCAAGGCGGTGGCGACAGCCAATGGATACACCTATCGGGCCGACAAGAAGCGGGTTTTTGTGAAGCGGATCGGCGAGGATAAGGAGACGGAATATCCGATGTCGGCCGACACCCTGGTCCAGCCAGGCGACACCATCCGCGTCGCCGAACGCTTCTTCTGA
- a CDS encoding PAS domain S-box protein, whose amino-acid sequence MTVEGGQAQSSDLRAPLVGYRLVLAAALYGLFMAGFCWASIVVPRLLGRGEGIWPANALTLTILMLTPTRQWPVWLASAGLGNVAAGMISGESLAMSGLMTGCNLIEIAGAAVTVRRLVGERLDVSRADHLWRFALVAGVAAPLVSASLAALALGGLRGDDEWFTFGSWVAADGLGAVILAPLLLTLRDQRRWLAATPLSPRAWGALAGLAFVTALVFSVRQPLAFLIPPALLLVVFQLEVIGAAWGVLIILGMAVAFTAAGLGPIAGHQRSAADDILAAQLFLAAITLTSLPTATALAQRRRLQAEVLASAAQTAELYRRAKLAEEVAGVGYWRMETVGGKIAWSETLAAAFGVEPDHPPDVDLILSRLPDEDRPGIGQMIEAARASEEAVGHQFRIDRPDGTQRHMLCRTAAERDAKGDAVAVFGATIDITEMKKAEAEVAESEARYRLVTEASSDIVLKFDACGRIMFASQAARQFGYEPADLIGRNAFDLIHPQDLEAINAGFAALVADVRPSRGYNISEFRARQADGGWVWVEGNPSVIRDEAGEPIAFVNALRDITKRKAMEDELRAARAAAEAAAQVKGEFLANMSHELRTPLTSVIGFTRLALEQPDLSENSRDYIAKASSAGAALLSTVNDILDFSKLESGQLQIRLEPSDPAAVCRETLDLFSQGAAEKGLRLRFTGTALPERLALDPNRLRQLLLNLIGNAVKFSEAGEIEVAASWRAADQRLTVSVADQGPGIALEQQSLLFRRFSQVDGSSTRRHGGTGLGLAICRGLVEAMGGAIGVQSEPGRGARFHFEIPAEPAGPAEAEASEIELVFPVGARVLVADDHSANRELVRAVLTPFGAVVSEAANGAEAVRAAESSIFDLILMDLRMPELDGLAAMRAIRSGRGPNRSAPILAFSAGADAPGASMRRAAGFDGDLSKPVLPADLVAAVCRHALPDGDEEAAPRRGNLPSV is encoded by the coding sequence ATGACTGTCGAAGGTGGCCAGGCGCAGTCGAGCGATCTGCGCGCGCCGCTGGTCGGCTACCGCCTCGTTTTGGCCGCGGCGCTCTACGGCCTGTTCATGGCGGGGTTCTGCTGGGCTTCGATCGTCGTTCCGCGCCTTTTGGGCCGCGGGGAAGGCATCTGGCCGGCCAACGCCCTGACATTGACCATACTCATGCTGACTCCGACCCGCCAATGGCCGGTCTGGCTGGCCTCGGCCGGCCTCGGCAATGTCGCCGCGGGCATGATCAGCGGCGAATCCCTGGCCATGTCTGGCCTGATGACCGGCTGTAACCTGATCGAGATCGCGGGCGCGGCCGTCACCGTGCGGCGGCTGGTGGGCGAGCGGCTGGACGTGTCCCGCGCCGACCACCTGTGGCGCTTCGCCCTGGTCGCCGGCGTCGCCGCGCCGCTGGTCTCGGCCTCTCTCGCCGCCCTGGCCCTCGGGGGGCTCCGCGGTGACGACGAGTGGTTCACCTTCGGCTCCTGGGTGGCCGCCGACGGCCTCGGGGCGGTGATCCTTGCGCCCCTGCTGCTGACCCTGCGCGACCAGCGCCGATGGCTGGCGGCCACGCCCCTGTCGCCTCGGGCATGGGGGGCATTGGCCGGCCTCGCCTTCGTCACCGCCCTGGTGTTCAGCGTGCGCCAGCCACTGGCGTTCCTGATCCCTCCGGCCCTGCTCCTGGTGGTGTTCCAGCTGGAGGTCATCGGCGCCGCCTGGGGCGTATTGATCATCCTCGGCATGGCCGTGGCCTTCACCGCGGCCGGCCTGGGCCCCATCGCCGGTCATCAGCGCAGCGCCGCCGACGACATCCTGGCGGCCCAGCTGTTCCTCGCCGCCATCACCCTGACCAGCCTGCCGACCGCCACCGCCCTCGCCCAGCGGCGAAGGCTGCAGGCTGAGGTCCTGGCGAGCGCAGCCCAGACCGCCGAACTCTACCGCCGGGCCAAGCTGGCCGAAGAGGTCGCCGGGGTCGGCTATTGGCGCATGGAGACGGTCGGGGGCAAGATCGCCTGGTCCGAGACCCTGGCCGCTGCGTTCGGCGTCGAGCCCGACCACCCGCCCGATGTCGACCTGATTCTCTCCCGCCTGCCTGACGAGGATCGCCCGGGGATCGGCCAGATGATCGAGGCAGCCCGCGCGAGCGAGGAGGCTGTCGGCCACCAGTTCCGTATCGACCGCCCGGACGGAACCCAGCGCCACATGCTCTGCCGCACCGCCGCCGAGCGCGACGCCAAGGGTGACGCGGTCGCCGTGTTCGGCGCCACGATCGACATCACCGAGATGAAGAAGGCGGAGGCCGAGGTGGCCGAGAGCGAGGCCCGCTATCGCCTGGTGACCGAGGCCTCCAGCGACATCGTGCTCAAGTTCGACGCCTGCGGCCGCATCATGTTCGCCTCCCAGGCCGCTCGCCAATTCGGCTACGAACCGGCGGACCTCATCGGCCGCAACGCCTTCGACCTGATCCACCCGCAGGACCTCGAGGCCATCAACGCCGGCTTCGCCGCCCTGGTGGCCGACGTGCGGCCTTCCCGCGGGTACAATATCAGCGAGTTCCGCGCCCGGCAGGCGGACGGCGGCTGGGTGTGGGTCGAGGGCAATCCGTCGGTGATCCGCGACGAGGCCGGCGAACCGATCGCTTTTGTCAACGCCCTGCGCGACATCACCAAGCGCAAGGCGATGGAAGACGAGCTGCGCGCCGCCCGCGCCGCCGCCGAGGCCGCCGCCCAGGTCAAGGGCGAGTTTTTGGCCAATATGAGCCACGAGCTGCGCACGCCGCTCACCAGCGTGATCGGCTTCACCCGCCTGGCCCTCGAACAGCCCGACCTGAGCGAGAACAGCCGGGACTACATCGCCAAGGCCTCCAGCGCCGGCGCCGCTCTGCTCTCCACGGTCAACGACATCCTCGACTTCTCCAAGCTGGAGTCCGGCCAGCTGCAGATCCGCCTCGAGCCGTCAGACCCCGCCGCGGTCTGCCGCGAGACGCTCGACCTGTTCAGCCAGGGCGCGGCCGAAAAAGGCCTCAGGCTCCGCTTCACGGGGACGGCCTTGCCCGAGCGGCTGGCCCTTGACCCCAACCGGCTCCGCCAACTGCTGCTCAACCTGATCGGCAACGCGGTCAAGTTCAGCGAAGCGGGCGAGATCGAGGTCGCCGCGTCCTGGCGAGCGGCGGATCAGCGCCTCACGGTCTCGGTCGCCGACCAGGGACCCGGCATCGCACTGGAGCAGCAGTCGCTGCTGTTCCGCCGCTTCTCGCAGGTCGACGGCTCCAGCACTCGCCGGCACGGCGGCACCGGCCTGGGGCTCGCCATCTGCCGCGGCCTCGTCGAAGCGATGGGCGGCGCCATCGGGGTCCAGAGCGAGCCCGGCCGCGGCGCCCGGTTCCACTTCGAGATTCCGGCCGAACCGGCCGGCCCCGCCGAAGCCGAAGCCAGCGAGATCGAGCTGGTCTTCCCGGTCGGCGCCCGGGTTCTGGTGGCCGACGACCATTCGGCCAACCGCGAGCTGGTGCGCGCGGTGCTCACGCCGTTCGGCGCGGTGGTTTCGGAAGCGGCCAATGGCGCGGAAGCCGTCCGCGCGGCCGAGTCCTCGATCTTCGACCTGATCCTGATGGACCTGCGCATGCCCGAACTGGACGGTTTGGCCGCCATGCGGGCGATCCGATCGGGCAGGGGTCCCAATCGGAGCGCCCCGATTCTCGCCTTCTCCGCCGGAGCCGACGCCCCTGGGGCGTCCATGCGCCGGGCCGCGGGCTTCGACGGCGACCTGTCCAAGCCGGTGCTGCCCGCAGACCTGGTCGCAGCGGTCTGCCGCCACGCCCTGCCGGACGGCGACGAAGAGGCGGCGCCCAGGCGCGGGAACCTGCCTTCGGTTTAG
- a CDS encoding AsmA family protein — translation MRDTAIQPPTIKGVRLGAIILGVLAALVAGAALILSNTHWNFLRGPVGRIASATAGRSIVIHGDLTARLLSLEPEASARDLQIGGSSGVPGDLARVGLFRARIKLLPLLAGRADLPLIELGHADIRAVRDGAGHANWRTPAGGRAPMKLPPIEHLAIHDSRLHLVDQSRRLVIEAQVRSDETLGVGGRGQFRLIGQGSLNNDPFGLTLTGGPLLYVKADKPYAFDADMRAGATHVLARGVLTRPFDFGQVRASLAASGPDMADLYHLTGVAFPNTPAYSLGGVLVRDGHRYSFDPIRGRVGRSDLAGALSVDHSSGRPFVRASLRSHILALSDLGAAVGAKPGVVAAARKGEPHVRLLPDARLDLTRVRSTDAVVDYKAESVMAAGGLPLKQVRLNLKLDHGVLIADPLEFTFPRGRLAGRIRVDARPDTPLDELDLKVSQVRLADFFTHTSPPPLDGVLQARARLSGRGASVREVAASANGALAFIAPHGEVRRSLGELLGVNVTKALGLMLAKDQSDMGVRCAVAQFSARNGVLTADRIVFDSDTVRTDGRGQVDLRDESVDLTLTGHPKRFRLVRLQSPITVSGRLASPKLGLEAGAAPAQAGVAVVLGAALSPLAAILPFVDPGLAHDADCAAAEADAQTAGSRAPHHP, via the coding sequence TTGCGGGACACGGCCATCCAGCCGCCGACCATCAAGGGGGTGAGGCTCGGCGCCATCATTCTCGGCGTTCTGGCGGCGCTGGTCGCCGGCGCGGCGCTGATCCTGTCCAACACCCACTGGAACTTTCTCCGCGGGCCGGTCGGGCGCATCGCCTCGGCCACGGCGGGGCGCAGCATCGTCATCCATGGCGACCTGACGGCTCGCCTCCTGTCGCTCGAACCCGAGGCCAGCGCCCGCGACCTCCAGATCGGCGGATCCAGTGGCGTCCCCGGCGATCTCGCGCGGGTCGGGCTATTCCGCGCCCGGATCAAGCTTTTGCCCCTCCTGGCGGGCCGGGCGGACCTGCCGCTGATCGAACTGGGGCATGCCGATATCCGCGCGGTCCGAGACGGCGCCGGCCACGCCAACTGGCGCACCCCGGCCGGCGGTCGGGCGCCGATGAAGCTGCCGCCGATCGAGCATCTGGCTATCCACGACAGCCGGCTGCATCTCGTCGACCAGTCCCGCCGGCTGGTCATCGAGGCCCAGGTCCGGTCCGACGAGACCCTCGGCGTCGGTGGGCGTGGCCAGTTCCGCCTGATCGGCCAGGGCTCGCTTAACAATGATCCGTTCGGCCTGACCTTGACCGGCGGGCCGCTGCTCTACGTCAAGGCCGACAAGCCCTACGCCTTCGACGCCGACATGCGCGCCGGCGCCACCCACGTCCTGGCCCGAGGCGTCCTGACCCGCCCCTTCGATTTCGGTCAAGTCAGGGCCAGCCTCGCCGCATCCGGCCCGGACATGGCCGACCTCTATCATCTGACCGGCGTCGCCTTCCCCAATACGCCGGCCTACAGCCTCGGCGGCGTTCTGGTGCGCGACGGGCATCGCTACAGTTTCGATCCGATAAGGGGTCGGGTCGGCCGCAGCGACCTCGCCGGCGCCTTGAGCGTCGATCATTCCAGCGGCCGGCCCTTCGTCAGGGCGAGCCTGCGGTCGCATATCCTGGCCCTGTCGGATCTCGGGGCCGCGGTCGGCGCGAAGCCGGGCGTCGTCGCGGCCGCGCGCAAGGGCGAGCCGCACGTCCGGCTGTTGCCCGACGCCCGCCTCGACCTGACCCGCGTCCGCTCGACAGACGCCGTCGTCGACTACAAGGCCGAGTCGGTGATGGCGGCCGGCGGGTTGCCGCTGAAGCAGGTTCGGCTGAACCTGAAGCTCGACCACGGTGTGCTGATCGCCGACCCGCTGGAATTCACCTTCCCCCGCGGCCGGCTGGCCGGCCGCATCCGCGTGGACGCCCGTCCCGATACACCGCTCGACGAGCTCGACCTGAAGGTCAGCCAGGTCCGCCTGGCCGACTTCTTCACCCATACCAGCCCGCCGCCGCTCGATGGCGTGCTGCAGGCCAGGGCCCGGCTGAGCGGGCGTGGCGCCTCGGTGCGCGAGGTTGCGGCCAGCGCCAACGGCGCGCTCGCCTTCATCGCGCCGCATGGCGAGGTGCGCCGGAGCCTGGGCGAGCTTCTGGGCGTGAACGTCACCAAGGCCCTGGGCCTGATGCTGGCCAAGGACCAGAGCGATATGGGGGTGCGCTGCGCGGTGGCTCAGTTTTCAGCCAGGAACGGCGTCCTGACCGCCGACCGGATCGTCTTCGACAGCGATACGGTCCGCACCGACGGCCGGGGCCAGGTCGATCTGCGCGACGAGTCCGTGGACCTGACCCTGACGGGGCATCCCAAGCGCTTCCGCCTGGTGCGGCTGCAGTCGCCGATCACGGTCAGCGGGCGCCTGGCGAGCCCCAAGCTCGGCCTGGAGGCCGGCGCGGCCCCGGCCCAGGCGGGCGTCGCGGTCGTCCTGGGCGCCGCGCTTTCGCCGCTGGCGGCCATACTTCCATTCGTCGATCCTGGCCTCGCCCATGACGCCGACTGCGCCGCCGCGGAAGCGGACGCTCAAACCGCGGGGAGCCGCGCGCCGCATCATCCCTGA